The following coding sequences are from one Granulicella aggregans window:
- a CDS encoding pyridoxamine 5'-phosphate oxidase family protein produces MSEFKELYGDEGLQKIGDLIKDIRMAMLTTAAPDGSFDSRPMATQRFEHFDGTVWFLTQAGSGKLQEIADDSHVSLIYADSGASKYVTVKGFASTSRDKAKIHEIWNPMYKAWFPDGEDDPSIRVLRVDVTEADYWEASSSRIVRGAKYLAAAVTGGKVDIGEAGKVLV; encoded by the coding sequence ATGAGCGAATTTAAGGAACTTTACGGGGACGAAGGACTACAGAAGATCGGGGATCTGATCAAGGACATCCGGATGGCGATGCTGACAACGGCTGCGCCCGACGGAAGCTTCGACAGCCGGCCGATGGCCACGCAGAGGTTCGAGCACTTCGACGGAACGGTGTGGTTCTTGACGCAGGCGGGATCTGGCAAACTGCAAGAGATCGCCGATGACAGCCACGTTTCCCTGATCTATGCCGACAGCGGCGCTTCGAAGTACGTGACCGTCAAAGGGTTTGCCTCTACCAGCAGGGACAAGGCCAAGATCCACGAGATTTGGAATCCGATGTACAAGGCATGGTTCCCAGACGGTGAGGACGATCCCAGCATCCGAGTGCTTCGCGTGGACGTGACGGAGGCCGACTATTGGGAGGCGTCGTCGAGCCGGATCGTGCGCGGGGCCAAGTATCTTGCGGCGGCTGTGACGGGCGGCAAGGTGGACATCGGCGAAGCAGGAAAAGTGCTGGTC
- a CDS encoding HAD family hydrolase: protein MSTAINRPPVSNLSTEEFHAAVLELNPAIAVFDCDGTLWSGDAGSTFMHWTVETGLLSREATDWLDSRYRGYRHGEVSEAAICGEMVQVYQGLAELEMRKSAARFFAEKIERNIFPEMLALVTELQQRGTDIWAVSSTNDWVIEEGVKRFGIPANRVLSARVAIENGLVTDRLSDVPTDEGKVRALQAAGVPTPDAVFGNSVHDAAMLAIARRAFPVNPTAALLERSAAEGWPVYLPASMRGV from the coding sequence TTGAGCACCGCCATCAATCGGCCCCCGGTTTCAAACCTGTCCACGGAAGAGTTTCATGCAGCCGTACTCGAACTGAACCCTGCCATCGCCGTCTTCGACTGCGACGGCACCCTATGGTCCGGCGATGCCGGTTCCACCTTCATGCACTGGACGGTTGAGACGGGCCTCCTTTCACGAGAGGCGACGGACTGGCTTGACTCCCGCTATCGCGGCTACCGCCATGGCGAGGTCTCCGAGGCCGCGATCTGCGGCGAGATGGTGCAGGTCTACCAGGGTCTCGCCGAGTTAGAGATGCGCAAATCGGCAGCCCGGTTTTTCGCCGAGAAGATCGAGCGCAATATCTTCCCCGAGATGCTTGCCCTGGTCACGGAACTGCAACAACGAGGCACCGATATTTGGGCGGTAAGTTCCACAAATGACTGGGTCATCGAAGAGGGCGTGAAGCGTTTCGGCATACCCGCAAACCGTGTGCTTTCGGCTCGTGTCGCGATTGAAAACGGCCTAGTAACCGACCGCTTGAGCGACGTGCCGACAGACGAAGGAAAGGTTCGTGCGCTCCAGGCCGCCGGCGTCCCAACTCCCGATGCGGTCTTCGGCAACTCGGTCCATGATGCCGCCATGCTGGCCATCGCTCGCCGAGCTTTCCCGGTCAACCCGACGGCGGCCTTGCTGGAGCGCAGTGCGGCAGAAGGCTGGCCGGTGTATCTCCCTGCATCAATGCGTGGTGTTTAG
- a CDS encoding (deoxy)nucleoside triphosphate pyrophosphohydrolase: MRLVVAGLILRHADSSESGAGATEVLICQRKPDQPMSLKWEFPGGKIEPGETAEEALARELDEELGISATIGRRIAQIRHKYRNGGAIDLQFFVVDQFGGALENRIFNDMRWSPLSALPEYDFLAADLGLIRDLSEGRLL; encoded by the coding sequence ATGCGCCTGGTCGTAGCCGGGCTGATCCTTCGTCACGCCGACTCCTCTGAGTCTGGTGCCGGAGCGACGGAAGTCCTTATCTGTCAACGCAAACCGGACCAGCCCATGAGCCTGAAGTGGGAGTTTCCCGGCGGCAAGATCGAACCTGGTGAGACCGCCGAAGAGGCGCTCGCCCGCGAGCTTGACGAGGAGTTGGGCATCAGCGCCACCATCGGCCGCCGCATCGCGCAGATTCGACACAAGTATCGCAACGGCGGAGCGATTGACCTGCAATTCTTCGTGGTCGACCAGTTTGGCGGCGCATTGGAGAACCGCATCTTCAACGATATGCGCTGGTCCCCGCTCAGCGCCCTGCCGGAGTACGACTTCCTCGCCGCAGACCTCGGCCTGATCCGCGATCTCTCCGAAGGCCGCCTTCTTTAA
- the aroA gene encoding 3-phosphoshikimate 1-carboxyvinyltransferase has product MSIEVVRPARTLQGSLTVPGDKSISHRYAMLAGLAEGMTRLSNFSTGADPASSLACMEALGATVKTAGEGPARVIEVTGTAGKFIQPTVALDCGNSGSTMRMLSGLIAPHPHTFTLIGDHSLTLRPMERIRKPLSQMGVKMELVDGHAPITIHGGPLRAIDFDTPIPSAQVKTAVLFAGLQATGTTSLSESVRTRDHSEHALRAFGATLNRVGDKLSIPGGQGLKAIDATVPGDLSSAAFFLCAALLFPDSNLVLDSLGMNPTRTALLDVLATLGAKFKVLTVEEHHGEMIGTIQVNVAPGGLKGADITGALSAMIIDELPVLAAIAPYTRDGIRIRDAKELRVKESDRIALVAKNLAAMGAKFTEFEDGLDIPGGQTLHGAQIDSGTDHRIAMAFSIAALRAEGETEIHGAEAAAISFPEFFTNLRELCTA; this is encoded by the coding sequence ATGTCGATTGAAGTAGTCCGTCCCGCCCGTACCCTGCAAGGCTCTCTCACCGTTCCCGGCGACAAGTCCATCTCCCACCGCTACGCGATGCTCGCGGGTCTGGCCGAGGGCATGACGCGCCTCTCGAACTTCTCGACCGGTGCGGACCCGGCCAGTTCCCTTGCCTGCATGGAGGCGCTGGGCGCGACGGTGAAGACCGCCGGAGAAGGCCCGGCTCGCGTCATCGAGGTGACGGGAACGGCGGGCAAGTTCATCCAGCCGACGGTTGCGCTGGACTGCGGTAACTCCGGCTCGACGATGCGCATGCTGTCGGGGTTGATCGCGCCGCACCCGCATACATTTACCTTGATCGGCGACCATTCCCTCACCCTTCGCCCCATGGAGCGCATTCGCAAGCCGCTTTCGCAGATGGGCGTCAAGATGGAGCTCGTCGATGGGCACGCGCCAATCACGATCCACGGTGGACCCCTCCGGGCGATCGACTTTGACACGCCAATTCCGTCTGCCCAGGTGAAGACGGCAGTTCTCTTTGCAGGTTTGCAGGCCACCGGCACGACAAGTCTGTCCGAGTCTGTCCGCACCCGCGACCACTCCGAGCACGCGCTCCGCGCCTTCGGTGCAACGCTGAACCGGGTCGGTGACAAACTGTCGATTCCCGGCGGCCAAGGCCTCAAAGCCATCGACGCGACTGTTCCCGGCGACCTCTCATCCGCTGCCTTCTTTCTCTGTGCCGCGCTGCTCTTCCCGGACTCGAACCTCGTCCTCGACTCGCTCGGCATGAATCCTACCCGGACGGCTCTGCTGGATGTTCTGGCCACGCTCGGAGCGAAGTTCAAGGTGCTGACCGTCGAAGAGCACCACGGCGAGATGATTGGAACCATCCAGGTGAACGTCGCCCCCGGCGGCCTGAAGGGAGCGGACATTACGGGTGCACTCTCCGCCATGATCATCGACGAGCTGCCCGTTCTGGCCGCGATCGCCCCGTACACCAGGGACGGAATCCGCATCCGCGACGCCAAGGAGCTGCGGGTCAAGGAGTCCGACCGCATCGCGCTCGTTGCGAAGAATCTTGCCGCCATGGGAGCCAAGTTCACGGAGTTCGAAGACGGCCTCGACATCCCGGGCGGCCAGACGCTGCACGGCGCGCAGATCGACTCCGGCACCGACCACCGCATCGCGATGGCGTTTTCGATCGCCGCGCTAAGGGCCGAAGGCGAGACCGAGATCCACGGAGCCGAAGCTGCCGCGATATCCTTCCCGGAGTTCTTCACCAACCTGCGCGAGCTCTGTACGGCCTAG
- a CDS encoding glycosyltransferase family 9 protein, whose amino-acid sequence MSLKQVIAGAALAPVMAVERIVRSGNFRTPVEEAQSILILEYMLPLGCCVHLTPLFDAIRAEKPHAVIAVATRGVGLDVLRHNAAIDHLIETPDPLHELRPAAKALSSELTKLRIQPDCILTGASDQRTRIGLMALLATGGWRAGFTQTPALYHQPLTVDREVSLIENNLRLTGLLKLDGPTREPRVPFSSPDVAYAEKLVREANPQGRPLLVMVNQTSGGQRTGWHRDRFVQIVHHARHELGCAVVYVGTAADAKPIEEIRLAADEIGVSLAGRTSVTQLAALLAMSDYVVSLDTGTMHVARAVGVPMVVLAPSWQKAIEWMPLGLPHVRILRGEDRDKAPKGYQLDEIEAKDVIRALGELIAKYPASWAQRAERVERSLSHIDHLPTLSPE is encoded by the coding sequence ATGTCTCTCAAGCAAGTGATAGCAGGCGCGGCGCTGGCGCCGGTGATGGCGGTGGAGCGCATCGTCAGGTCGGGAAACTTTCGCACCCCCGTCGAAGAAGCGCAATCCATACTGATCCTCGAGTACATGCTTCCGCTGGGATGTTGCGTTCATCTCACGCCGCTCTTCGACGCTATTCGAGCAGAGAAGCCGCACGCGGTCATCGCCGTCGCCACACGCGGGGTTGGTCTCGATGTGCTGCGACACAATGCCGCCATCGACCACTTGATCGAGACGCCTGATCCGTTGCACGAACTCCGGCCAGCAGCCAAAGCGCTTTCGTCGGAATTGACGAAGCTGCGCATTCAGCCCGATTGCATCCTGACCGGAGCTTCCGACCAGCGGACACGGATTGGTCTGATGGCGTTGCTGGCGACTGGCGGTTGGCGGGCTGGCTTCACCCAGACGCCCGCGCTGTATCACCAGCCCCTGACTGTCGACCGCGAGGTGAGCTTAATTGAGAACAACCTCCGTCTGACGGGATTACTGAAACTCGACGGCCCGACCCGCGAGCCGCGCGTCCCATTCTCCTCTCCAGACGTTGCCTATGCGGAGAAGCTTGTCCGCGAGGCCAATCCCCAGGGCCGTCCTCTGCTGGTGATGGTGAACCAGACCAGCGGTGGCCAGAGAACGGGATGGCATCGCGATCGTTTTGTCCAGATAGTCCATCACGCACGCCACGAGCTAGGTTGCGCGGTTGTCTATGTTGGGACGGCAGCCGACGCTAAGCCGATCGAAGAGATACGGCTGGCTGCCGATGAGATCGGCGTCTCCCTGGCGGGACGGACCTCCGTGACGCAGCTTGCGGCGCTGCTTGCGATGAGCGACTACGTCGTCTCGCTCGACACCGGCACGATGCATGTTGCCCGCGCGGTAGGCGTACCCATGGTGGTGCTCGCGCCTTCGTGGCAGAAGGCGATTGAGTGGATGCCTTTGGGGCTCCCGCATGTCCGTATACTGCGAGGCGAGGACCGCGATAAGGCTCCCAAGGGCTATCAACTCGATGAGATTGAAGCGAAGGACGTCATCCGGGCGCTCGGCGAGCTGATCGCGAAGTATCCCGCAAGCTGGGCTCAGCGCGCAGAGCGCGTCGAGCGCTCGCTATCGCACATCGATCACCTGCCGACGCTCTCGCCCGAATAA
- a CDS encoding bifunctional nuclease family protein, which yields MKHEAKSVATKSALEVPMEIEVQIRGLMMDPITNMPIVILKDVESEMVLPIWVGIFEANAIAIELEKTATPRPMTHDLLRDMTRGLNARVTKVVVSELRDDTFYAVIWMEQQGEIVAIDARPSDAIALALRWDCPIYVNRDVLASSRVAANGTQNINPDELRKWLENLNDDEMGRYKM from the coding sequence ATGAAGCACGAGGCCAAATCTGTTGCGACGAAGTCGGCGCTTGAGGTGCCGATGGAGATCGAAGTGCAGATTCGTGGCCTGATGATGGACCCCATCACCAACATGCCCATCGTCATCCTCAAGGATGTCGAAAGCGAGATGGTGCTTCCGATCTGGGTCGGCATCTTCGAGGCGAACGCCATCGCGATCGAATTGGAGAAAACGGCGACACCGAGGCCGATGACCCACGATCTGTTGCGCGACATGACTCGTGGCCTGAATGCCAGGGTAACGAAGGTCGTCGTCTCGGAGCTGCGCGACGACACCTTCTACGCGGTCATCTGGATGGAGCAGCAGGGTGAGATCGTGGCCATCGATGCGCGGCCTTCCGATGCCATCGCACTTGCGCTACGCTGGGACTGCCCCATCTACGTCAATCGCGACGTCCTCGCCAGCTCTCGCGTGGCGGCGAACGGCACGCAGAACATCAATCCGGACGAGCTGCGGAAGTGGCTTGAAAATCTGAACGACGACGAGATGGGCCGCTACAAGATGTAG
- the miaB gene encoding tRNA (N6-isopentenyl adenosine(37)-C2)-methylthiotransferase MiaB codes for MSKTFYIETFGCQMNAHDSEKVIGTLEHEGYAQVQDEADAGLILYNTCSIRDKAEQKVFHRLNEYKRMQGEGKKFAVIGCVAQQEGEKIFEKAPYVSIVSGSASYRNLPDMLARLEAGETRITGLDDRQTNETFETEFTSRTNPHRGYITIIEGCDKFCAYCVVPYTRGKERSRTADSVLAEARRIADSGYTEIQLLGQNVNSYADPSGKKSFAELLEAVGTVPGIRRVRFTTSHPRHFTKDIVEVLDAVPTLCDHVHLPVQSGSTDVLKAMAREYTRDWYLERIAWIKAAKREISITSDIIVGFPGETEEDFEQTATLLGEVGYDAIYAFKYSPRPNTPAITMADSISEELKVDRLKRLNDIQRDLQRISYNRHLGQTMEVMVEGHNRQRGQVIGRSSQNKTVNFTTTQPILPAPGSYVNVRITQTFPNSLVGEAA; via the coding sequence GTGAGTAAAACCTTCTACATCGAAACCTTCGGCTGCCAGATGAACGCCCATGACTCCGAAAAAGTCATCGGCACCCTGGAGCACGAGGGCTACGCCCAGGTTCAGGACGAAGCCGACGCCGGCCTGATCCTCTACAACACCTGTTCCATCCGCGACAAAGCCGAACAAAAGGTCTTCCATCGCCTGAACGAATACAAGCGCATGCAGGGCGAAGGCAAGAAGTTTGCCGTCATCGGCTGCGTCGCCCAGCAGGAGGGCGAGAAGATCTTCGAGAAGGCCCCTTACGTCTCGATCGTCTCCGGTTCGGCCTCGTATCGCAACCTTCCCGACATGCTCGCCCGTCTCGAAGCTGGCGAAACGCGCATCACCGGCCTCGATGACCGCCAGACCAACGAGACCTTCGAGACCGAGTTCACCTCGCGCACCAACCCGCACCGCGGCTATATCACCATCATCGAAGGCTGCGATAAGTTCTGTGCCTACTGCGTCGTCCCTTACACCCGCGGCAAGGAGCGGTCGCGCACAGCGGACTCCGTCCTCGCCGAGGCCCGTCGTATCGCGGACTCCGGTTACACCGAGATTCAGCTCCTCGGCCAGAACGTGAACTCCTACGCTGACCCCTCCGGCAAGAAGTCCTTCGCCGAACTCCTTGAGGCCGTTGGAACCGTTCCGGGCATCCGCCGCGTGCGCTTCACCACCTCGCACCCGCGCCACTTCACGAAGGACATCGTCGAGGTGCTCGACGCCGTACCTACGCTCTGCGACCACGTCCACCTTCCCGTGCAGAGCGGCTCGACCGACGTACTGAAGGCCATGGCCCGCGAGTACACCCGCGACTGGTACCTCGAACGCATCGCCTGGATCAAGGCGGCGAAGCGCGAGATCAGCATTACCTCCGACATCATCGTCGGCTTCCCCGGCGAGACCGAGGAGGACTTTGAACAGACGGCGACACTGCTCGGCGAGGTCGGATACGACGCGATCTATGCCTTCAAGTATTCGCCCCGGCCCAACACGCCGGCGATTACCATGGCGGACTCCATCTCCGAAGAGCTCAAGGTCGACCGCCTGAAGCGGCTCAACGACATTCAGCGCGACCTGCAGCGCATCAGCTACAACCGTCACCTCGGCCAGACGATGGAGGTCATGGTCGAAGGCCACAATCGTCAACGCGGACAGGTCATCGGACGCAGCTCGCAGAACAAGACCGTCAACTTCACCACGACACAGCCGATCCTTCCCGCACCCGGAAGCTATGTGAACGTCCGCATCACGCAGACCTTCCCCAACAGCCTCGTCGGCGAGGCCGCCTGA
- a CDS encoding GGDEF domain-containing protein yields the protein MRRDEVEIAMKVVDNVDALLGYWDRDLRCRFANAAYGVWFGRTRDELVGLTMEEVLGEPLFDMNHNHALAALAGEIQVFERAIMLPDGSIRNSLASYIPDIRDGVVLGFSVQVTDVSRMKSLELELKEAKRQAEVLATHDFLTGLPNRVLLSESIRHALAEVHRKGGSFGVVAIDFDGFKAINDTYGHQGGDKFLQEMAARMKSGIRDGDTVTRLGGDEFVLLVNEAKKSEDVMLTVRRLFDSVRRPLCLEGGSMIPSLSAGIAVFPVDGVSETELMAKADAALYEAKRKGKNRFVLAENDADYAAIY from the coding sequence ATGCGGCGCGATGAAGTTGAGATCGCGATGAAGGTCGTCGACAATGTCGACGCCTTGCTGGGCTATTGGGATCGGGACCTGCGATGCCGGTTCGCGAATGCGGCTTACGGCGTATGGTTCGGAAGAACGCGCGACGAACTCGTCGGGCTGACGATGGAAGAGGTCCTGGGGGAACCTCTGTTCGACATGAACCACAATCATGCTCTTGCGGCCCTTGCGGGCGAGATTCAGGTTTTCGAGCGTGCGATCATGCTCCCAGACGGGAGCATTCGAAATAGCCTTGCCTCGTACATTCCAGACATCCGGGATGGAGTTGTTCTCGGGTTCAGTGTGCAAGTTACAGATGTCAGCCGGATGAAGAGTCTTGAACTTGAGTTGAAAGAGGCGAAACGCCAGGCAGAGGTGTTGGCAACTCACGACTTTCTGACCGGATTGCCGAACCGGGTGCTGCTTTCGGAGAGCATCCGGCATGCCCTAGCCGAAGTTCATCGCAAGGGCGGAAGCTTCGGAGTTGTAGCGATCGATTTTGATGGCTTCAAAGCGATCAACGACACGTATGGACACCAAGGCGGCGACAAATTTCTGCAAGAGATGGCGGCGAGGATGAAAAGTGGGATTCGCGATGGAGACACGGTGACCCGTCTCGGAGGCGACGAGTTCGTTCTATTAGTCAATGAGGCAAAGAAGAGTGAAGACGTGATGCTTACGGTTCGCCGCCTCTTCGATTCCGTAAGGCGGCCGCTTTGCCTCGAAGGGGGCAGCATGATTCCGAGCTTGAGCGCAGGCATCGCGGTCTTTCCGGTAGATGGGGTTAGCGAGACCGAGTTAATGGCGAAAGCTGACGCTGCACTCTACGAAGCCAAGAGAAAAGGCAAGAACCGCTTTGTACTAGCTGAAAACGATGCAGATTACGCGGCGATATACTAA
- a CDS encoding SphA family protein — protein sequence MKFFQRRLRLLLVVFGTFLAAGSIASHAQAALPDIVKPPPSINLGSTSFYDGFGRVRPGLTVLEYFRWQHSDEISDRDGVESVNFVQPRIDSFPSLTQFIVASKWRPFGGTAGFSVLVPLVGLRTGFAANSPKRLPADEPGFGDIIAGPTYQSKYFLHGAASRPLKPGSVETHSGPFLAWRTQFLVQIPNGKFDAKKSVNPGSGYWAVVPYLAATYMPWRKLEMSTRLHYQYNLPTTKLANPPLIPHLVYVNGQAGQLVYGNFTTSYRVTRKLYMGANSYGVYQLSPDRTNGVTVSKARESQFYLGPGGGFDFSRTDTLNVNLYLKVEAHNTASGPALQMLYIHRF from the coding sequence ATGAAGTTTTTTCAGCGTCGGCTTCGCCTTCTGCTTGTAGTCTTTGGGACTTTTCTTGCAGCCGGATCCATTGCGTCCCATGCCCAGGCCGCTCTTCCTGACATCGTCAAGCCACCGCCGTCCATCAACCTTGGAAGCACGAGCTTCTACGATGGCTTCGGTCGCGTGAGGCCCGGGCTCACTGTGCTCGAATACTTCCGCTGGCAACATAGCGACGAGATCAGTGACCGCGATGGCGTGGAGAGTGTGAACTTCGTCCAGCCAAGGATCGACAGCTTTCCCTCGTTGACCCAGTTCATCGTCGCCTCGAAGTGGCGGCCATTCGGCGGCACTGCCGGCTTCTCGGTTCTTGTCCCGCTGGTGGGCCTGCGAACCGGGTTCGCGGCGAATAGCCCGAAGCGGCTCCCAGCGGATGAGCCCGGCTTTGGCGACATTATTGCCGGTCCAACCTATCAGTCGAAGTACTTCCTGCACGGCGCAGCCTCGCGGCCCCTGAAGCCCGGCTCGGTAGAGACGCACTCCGGGCCGTTTCTCGCCTGGCGGACGCAGTTCCTGGTTCAGATTCCGAACGGCAAGTTCGACGCCAAGAAGAGCGTCAACCCCGGGTCGGGATACTGGGCCGTGGTGCCGTATCTTGCGGCGACCTACATGCCGTGGCGCAAGCTGGAGATGAGCACTCGGCTGCACTACCAGTACAACCTGCCAACGACCAAGCTTGCCAACCCTCCGCTGATTCCTCATCTCGTCTATGTCAACGGGCAGGCAGGACAACTGGTGTATGGCAACTTCACCACCTCCTACAGAGTGACGCGAAAGCTCTACATGGGCGCGAACAGCTACGGTGTCTACCAACTCAGCCCAGACCGGACCAACGGCGTGACCGTGAGCAAGGCGCGCGAGTCGCAGTTCTATCTTGGGCCGGGCGGCGGCTTCGACTTCAGCCGGACGGACACACTGAACGTGAACCTCTACCTGAAGGTGGAGGCGCACAATACGGCGAGCGGCCCGGCTCTGCAGATGCTTTACATTCACCGGTTCTAA